In a genomic window of Erinaceus europaeus chromosome 12, mEriEur2.1, whole genome shotgun sequence:
- the ELP5 gene encoding elongator complex protein 5, whose product MKMLESLSAFGGLVLLRDSVEWEGRSLLKALIKKSALRGDQVHILGCEVSEEEFRGGLDVNINSRLVYHDFFKDPLNWSKTGEDLPGGPLDVLRAICKRTDPGPVTVALDSLSWLQLHVPCTTLCQTLQALSYQYSSPGDNSSEEKVCVLGLLHEELHGPAPTGALSSLAHTEVTVSGTVGQAWVAHILYRRPGQLPACQTQWFSILPDFGLDFQKGPPLEPQTHLGPRKPEVDPTAHLTFNLHLSKNEKEAKDSLTLPFQFSSEKQQALLHNGPGQATSQIFYEPDAYDDLDQEDPDDDLDV is encoded by the exons ATGAAGATGTTGGAGTCGTTGTCCGCTTTTGGCGGCCTGGTGCTGCTTCGGG ATTCCGTGGAGTGGGAGGGACGCAGTCTCCTGAAGGCACTTATCAAGAAATCTGCACTGCG TGGGGACCAAGTGCACATCCTGGGATGTGAAGTGAGCGAGGAAGAGTTTCGTGGAGGTTTGGACGTCAATATCAACAGCCG GTTGGTTTACCATGACTTCTTCAAAGACCCACTCAATTGGTCAAAGACTGGGGAAGACCTTCCAGGGGGGCCCTTGGATGTCTTAAGGGCCATATGCAAAAGGACAGATCCTGGTCCTGTCACTGTTGCTCTTGATTCACTCAGCTGGCTGCAGCTCCATGTCCCCTGTACCACACTTTGCCAGACCCTGCAGGCTCTGAGCTATCAGTACTCTTCCCCTG GTGACAACTCCTCAGAGGAGAAGGTGTGTGTGCTGGGCCTGCTGCACGAAGAGCTTCATGGCCCAGCCCCCACAGGAGCATTGAGCAGCCTTGCTCACACAGAGGTGACCGTGAGTGGTACAGTGGGCCAGGCCTGGGTAGCCCACATCCTATATCGGAGACCCGGACAGCTTCCAGCTTGTCAG ACTCAATGGTTTTCCATCCTGCCTGACTTTGGTTTGGATTTCCAAAAAGGACCCCCCTTAGAGCCCCAGACTCACCTGGGTCCTCGCAAGCCTGAG GTGGACCCTACAGCTCATTTGACCTTTAACCTTCATCTGTCCAAGAATGAAAAAGAAGCCAAAGATAGCCTGACTCTGCCCTTCCAGTTCAGCTCTGAAAA GCAGCAGGCTTTACTGCACAATGGACCAGGCCAGGCCACCAGCCAAATCTTCTATGAGCCTGATGCTTATGATGACCTAGACCAAGAAGACCCAGATGATGACCTAGATGTTTAA
- the CLDN7 gene encoding claudin-7: MANSGLQLLGFSMALLGWVGLLACTAIPQWQMSSYAGDNIITSQAVYKGLWMECVIQSTGVMSCKIYDSVLALPAALQATRALMVISLVLGFLAMTVATMGMKCTNCAGDDKVKKARIAMTGGIIFIVAGLAALTACSWSGHQIVTDFYNPLVPMNTKFEFGPAIFIGWAGSALVLLGGALLSCSCPRRESKTGYSAPRSYPKPNSAKEYV, encoded by the exons ATGGCCAACTCgggcctgcagctgctgggcttTTCCATGGCCCTGCTGGGCTGGGTGGGCTTGCTGGCGTGCACTGCCATCCCGCAGTGGCAGATGAGCTCTTACGCGGGCGACAACATCATCACGTCCCAGGCCGTGTACAAGGGGCTGTGGATGGAGTGCGTCATACAGAGCACGGGTGTGATGAGCTGCAAAATTTACGACTCGGTGCTCGCCCTGCCGG CGGCCCTGCAGGCCACTAGAGCCCTAATGGTGATATCTCTGGTGTTGGGCTTCCTGGCCATGACCGTGGCGACGATGGGCATGAAGTGTACAAACTGTGCAGGAGATGACAAGGTGAAAAAGGCCCGAATAGCCATGACTGGAGGCATAATATTTATCGTGGCAG gtcttgctGCCCTGACAGCTTGCTCCTGGAGTGGCCACCAGATTGTCACAGACTTTTATAACCCACTGGTCCCCATGAATACTAA GTTTGAGTTTGGGCCTGCCATCTTTATTGGCTGGGCAGGCTCTGCTCTGGTCCTCCTGGGAGGCGCACTGCTCTCTTGTTCCTGTCCTAGGAGGGAGAGCAAAACTGGATACAGTGCACCCCGCTCCTACCCGAAGCCCAACTCTGCCAAGGAGTACGTGTGA